The sequence below is a genomic window from Harmonia axyridis chromosome 1, icHarAxyr1.1, whole genome shotgun sequence.
TAGAATGACCACGTACTAATGAGATTATTCTCGGAAAATGTGAaaactataaacatgaaatttggtaaaaaaacAGTTCTTATATCACTTATTGATCTTTCATACTCAGGATCACGATCCATTAATTTGGAGGGCAAAAAAAggactaaaatattttttgaaaattctcattttcagaaattgacttcgtacaaaaatcagttgttatatagcaatatcgcattgatttTCCATGCTCAGGATCACGATCCAttaattttgaaggcaaaaaaaataACTAACATTTTTAGAAATTCTTATTTTAAGAAATTgcttacgtacaaaaataggttGTTATATCGcgatatcgcattgattctccatACTCAGGCAATAATTTTGCATAATTTTGAAgacaaaaaaaagaattaacattttcaaaaatttttatttccagaAATTCACTATGtataaaaatcagttgttatatagcaatatcgcattgattctaaTATTCAGGACGCTCAGCATTACGATTCattttttgaaggcaaaaaaaagaatggaattataaaaaattctcattctcAGAAATTGACTTCGTACAAAAttcagttgttatatcgcaatatcgcattgattctcctTGCTCAGAATGacgatccatttattttgaaggcaataaaaggttctcaaatttcaaaaaattctcatgTTCAGAAATTGACTCACATCGTAACATCGTAGTACTGAACTTCAATATTACCATATAATTACCATTTCAACTGAAATGTTATTTCATGTTGTGCATGAACATAATCTCTTTCCCATACACTGAAAGATGAATtggtattgaatgaatatttacaaAACAGATTATGCATGATTAAAAAACTAATAGTATCATCATAAGAATGACCATGAACTAATAAGATTCTTCTTGTTTTCCtgtagaaatcaaatttgatatttttacatgatactCCCAAAAAGCAAGTAATAGGATCAGAATAAATAAATCCTTGAATCTCTTGTTACCCATATCGAAAAGAATTGACAGCTAactaaactgaataaaggtatGAACAGACCGACGTGCGACTGCGGGAGCGGGAAAGAAACTTTTGTGGGATGGAAATCAACGGCTTTGAGCAGTAAAACTTCTTCCTccgaaaaactgtcattttcatACATAATTTTAGATTCATACTAATAATCGTGTCTCATTATTTTCGCGTAGGTGTGCATGCTATGCAATCTGTCCGCTGAACGCATCGCTCCCGTTCCCGAAGTCCCGCGTCGATCTGTTCATACCTTCAAACTTTCGAAAAGAAACGAACAAGCTGGAAATCTTTCTATTCACCTAATACATACTGTTTACGACTCTAACTGAGAACTGATTCATAACGCAGCAACGTTGCCGGAATTATCAAATTGTAGGTAGTATTGAAGAATCTGGTGATTCGTTGCGAATTTATACAGTAGGGGCAGCACtatacgacggtcgattattcttttttattacgaagtgatttcagctcttttgaaatgtttttctgtagtttttttttacgaataattttaaaataaatcagtgATAAGCCCTTTcatccatatcatcaattcctttgcggaaaacgaaaagttaccaacttttttgtttgttttttcattcgcaaattaaaaatagccCGTCCCTGCCTTTCAgatcattgtttgaagaaattatcagaaaaccccATACAAATCGGTGATCTGCAAGAATAGTTATTCCCCTTTAAGTTTTGAACTGACCAGTCAAGTGGTACCATTCCCTCTTAACACAAACTTTCAATACggcaaaagaaatgaaaataaggtAAGTAAAAAGTATCAATTATATTAACTATGGTTTCAATTTACTAACAATCCAAGACACATATTTAGACACTTTCGTGTAAACACCTGGCCATCCTTCCATCCCGCATGGCGAAGGTCCAAACGAAACAACTCCAGCGGCGTACCAGTTCACCTCACCATCCTTGTCGGTGGAAATTGTCATCAAAGGACCACCACTATCACCCCTACAAGAATCTTTTCCTTTCTCTCCTCCTGCACATATCTGATATTCTCCCAAAGTCACTCTGGCAGCACTATAAATAGAATTGCAGGTTTGCTGGGACTGTACAGGTACCTATTTTAAGAAAATCaggttattgatatttttatgataattaaactgaaatttttagggtaggtATTGTTATGGATTTTGTTTAATAAAAAATGGTCAGTCAGTAATAAAACCTAGTACAGTTAACGTCACTTGAatcaagttattattaaatatcaaatcagaaaatttaaaaatagaaGAGGTCATTGAACATTGAAAGTAATCAGATTAAGATTAAAGGTTAGCTCTATAGACATGGAGAAGTATATACCACAGAAGGGAATTTGCTGgatgaaaatttaaagtttGTTAGAAGATTGAAGAATTATGGATGAGTAATTTTAGATTCAATTAGGTATTAGAatcaatagtttcatttccaattcttcattcttgattaaattttttctaatttcttgaattgattttttttttaacccgAGAAACGTTAGTAGAATTTCGAAAagtcaaaaattcattattttgttattgGATCGTAACATCAAATTCTAAACTGAATAATccattcgaaaatataaaacaatatagacGATCCATAACAATTTGGCAGCCAATATGGAATATGGAAACAAGAAGTAAAACGAAGGAGAGAatagaaatgaagagaaatgtATGAGGAATCCATTGATTAATGAATAAAGTATTATGGAGTTGCTAATGACCATGAGGAAAGAAATGTAATAGGATAGCAATGacatacaaaataaaatagaacaaaATACTGAAGAAATTGAGCAAAATATAAAAAGTTTGGAGAATAAAATGGAAGGAATTCTTAAAAAATGGAAAGGAGaatggatgaaaaaattaattggtATAAATGAACAAGATGAAAAGTTGAAAGAAGAATTAATGCtgaacgaaaaattaaaaaacacaaGAGGAGttagaaaatattgataaaacgTTGGAAAAATTGGTGGATGAAATAAAGATTtgtaaagaaaatataatgaatattgaaCGACAGGAGACAACTTTCACAAAAAATATTAGAGaagcaaaagaaaaaataagaaatacacAAGATGAAGAAACGAAAAGAGGTAATGCAGTACTAAAAGAAAtgatcagaaatataaaaatacaaaatcaTTTATGGAATGCAGAGTGTATATAAAAGGTTGGCAGGAATATCAGAACATTCAAGGAATATTTCTGgagaaaaattcaacaaaattatgTTAGAAAACAGCAGGAGgatgaagaaaaaagaaatgagTTCAAGAGCAAATTATGGGGCATTTtgttatggatttttttttaatcaaaaatGGTCAGTCAGTAATGAAACATAGTACAGTTAACATCACTTGAATCAAGTCAAAaaatatcaaagcagaaaatataaaaatagaaGATGTCATTGAACATTGAAGATCAAAGGTTAGCTCCATAAACATAGAGAAGTATATACCACAGAAGAGGATTTGCTggataaaaattttaagtttgaagaattatagataagtaattttagatttaagtAGGTTTTACAGTCAatagtttcattttcaattcttcattcttaattaatttttttctaatttcttaAATTGATTCTTTTTAACTCTAAGAGACCCCTGAAAAGTCAGAGAATTTTGTTATTggatcataatatcaaattttgaattgaataatctaTTCGAAAGTACTCCATTCGAGGTGGTAACTCAACAAATtcgaaaatgattcaaaaaatgtagttctctaattatgtggcaaattcGATCATTCTGTCATACCTTGAacaacaaaatcgtgcgagaatatctcagattcacacagatttcatggttatatttcattattatatgttggtactcggaactttCCTGTCACAGATTTATCAATTATCCtgcaaatttgtgatacagaaaactgttccgtcaaccaacatttttcaacgcCAAAACCACTGAacgatttttttggaaatattccattaatttcaattgaaattcagtgaattagaaaaaaaatggtgtcatactcgtacagaaggatAATTCAAACATTCGTTCGAAACATCGTTCTAATAATTTTGActttgtggaagaatatcaatgccttctgcacttgtattatgaataagtATTCTTTCTCGATAATTTGGTGGTTTATGAATAAACGAGCACTCAGAAGCTCCTAAATTCAAGTCAATGCCTTACTCATTTTTTTACTATTAATATTCATAAGGACATACCTGTAGTTTCAATTTTACATTGCTCTCGGACCTATTTTCTGTTTTACCCCAACCTGCTACTGTCAGTCTGTTTCCATTATATGTTTTTGATTTCTCTTCTTCTGCTAGTGGCAGACATATGGGCTTGATATAATCTGAAAACAGCCTTTCAGTTCAGACAATGTTGAAAAAGTATGTTTtcaagttgaaatttcaacaattttgaaaGTTTACTTATAAAACGTGTCAAAAGAATTATTCTTGGAAACAAATATACTGGAAAAAATTCTACATGAAATTTCAAGATTGACAATCTTAAACTATGTATtaacaatttttattaaaattttgagaattgtttctaaacatgtgataagttaattaataatatttcaaaaggAAGTTACGATGTTTCTATGTATTTATAATTTATGAATTCAAACAtttaaataataacaaagtGATGCTACATATAAGGAAATCATTACTACGTATTTATAATTTATAGAGACCCTgtacatccaaaaaaaaatcgagttaAGCTACATAtgagaaaattaattaatttctgtTGTAACTAGtattttttcactaaataaagcattattattattattattattatgaattcaatTTGGTTTCGTGATCTACTGACATTGCATAATATGTAAAAATTGATTCAACTGCATTTCAACAGACatttagaatagaatagaatagagtttattcaaatattacatTGATTGTTTAAACTCTAGGAAAAACTGTGAGTTATTTATAATAGCTGTTTACAGttgtttaaaataaatttcactctaactaaaacaaatttataaaatactaaaataaaaatcttgTTCTGTCCCAGCTTCCTTTCCTCGTCACGCCGTTGTATATATTTCGTCTTCATCGGGTTCACATTAGCGAAATTAATGTTTGTGTTTCCcatattttttcacaaaatagatTTGTACTCTTCAgataaataatttcagaaaagattatttcttcaaatattgaatttggaaaattgAGATTGTGTCTGAATGACCTGAATATAAAAATCCtaagaaatgaaaatcattgCTTACTTGTATATTGTACATCTCTTATAAGCCTCAATAAAGCAATGTCATGGTACTGGTTCAGATCCGTTGGATCATACTTTTCATGGGCTATCCTTTCTTCAACAGGCACATTAACGGTTGGATCACTACATTCAGTGTTGAATCCATTATTAACACAGTCTCTATCTTGTTCTGTGTCATATTCTCCCAAACGAACACTCACCctacaaaatataaaaactcAAATCTGACAGGCACTTTGAATTAAACACGTAtttcaatagtatattctacaacaagttgcagaatgagctCCTATTCCGACACggatgcgaaattcgaaaacgaacgAAGAagaagcgagttttcgaacgcatgagtgttggaattgctttctgcaacgagtatcagACGATATTTTTTGCATTTCAGtcaagatttttgaaaaatgttcgaaattcaatgaaaaattcatattatatatcctagtgacttttgttatgtatcttggcagttggtgtgattgTGACGAAAtgtgacagattacggaatttgaatatgaatcgtttcgaattttgaaataacttacaattacgcattgaattcttgaattatgacggacaaaatcaattttataccACAAGAATAGAGAGAAATTgggaataatgttgcaaatcattttactatatccaaattatattatattgacaattattaaCGTTTGTCGTCAATACTTTGGAAGTCAGtattgacaaccacaaaacgaaaaatataactgaaaacgatgctgtaatgagttcattacagcactgtttttagaactgtaatgaagtcattaagatactgaaatagagaaatactaTTGAATAGAAAATACATTGCAAATTTCATACAAtgatttcttcatataccacaaaggattgaatatttggaacctAACCGCATTAGGCATGTTTAAGACATTTTAAAACTCAAAACAAACAGGGgccaattatttttttgatgcattttttttaatcttttctTCATTCGACGTATATAATTAATAATTGTTTATCTAACTAAAAATAGGGACAGATCTAGATTATGTCTGCTTGGACGTTGTGTAAAATGtggttttattatatttatttatatccaTTACTTGTGTCTCCTTGATATCTCGAGTGTCTTTTAGGTAGTTTTCTAGGGTGGCAGTGCCCCTGGGAGGGAAATTGGAGACGCCTAAAGAGTCAGTTCTAGCGTTCGACTTCACTAACAAAAATGTCGCATGTTCAAAATTCTAAATGCAATTTCTtaagttgatatttttccaaaacgtTCAGATACTTTACCCCACCTCCCCCCCCCCGAAACTTTGAATTGCCCCCTTGGAGAAGTGTAACTTCTCGGTAATTGGCGAAAAAACAGTTTATATTTGTAATAAAATAATTGCTCATATTTTTGAGGAGCAGATGACAATTTAAAACATTTCGCGTAATTTTAAATTCCAACGGAAGCTATCTCTTTCATAACCACTACATAACCTCAACATCCGTCTAATTTAATCACCGAAATATAAACAACAAATACTCAACATACCACATTTTATCAtatgaaaattatcgaaataaaCTTTTGACCACGGTCCCTAATATTTGctaatatttcaaatgatgaTCACATGGGGTTCCAATTCGTCATCATTCTTGATTATCTATACGATCAGAAACACTTCAAAGATGTTCTTTTTCAAATCGTTTTAGTCTCTGGatcaatgaaatattgtaagaggacataacaaaataaatagtATCtgcttttttcaatttcatatgaaatcgtatttttgaacTTGAAATTGCGTTgtgaaatgtacagggtgggcaaatttcgatgttttagcactacaacttttgaaccagaggagatagacaaaatctgatacccacttctcgatccctttttctgagaaactaaaaagggtagttttcgtttttggccaccttcttttgttttcgagttataagcgaaaattggaaaaatggcgatatcgaaaaacatttatatctccgctaatactgatgatagagctctgaaattaaaacattatacaggcacttttttacgtagaatccagtggcgtgctcgtattttcaaaagggtttttaattacgaagctatgacccaaagttatgtttttttaaatgggaacactagatttttgtgccattttctgaaagcttaatttttcctgatttcaaaaatatataacatcgtatgattcgtatcaaaatgaataacagaaaatggtcaaaaacctttttttccttaagagtctcaatatttctatggtttcaactgttgatgagccttcctttaacaagagcagtgtccttccatcaatctgattatttctatgcttttcacttatttctacaaaattcgaatctatattcattttatacaaatagtttcgaaaagataaacgaacttggaaaaaggttcctaggtagcttgaacacagtttcaaatatcatctattgaaatatcgagaagaggtgtcgactgtgcattgtgcaattgttgtcataattaggtaaaatattatttcttgtttgtcccttcgtagttaaaatgttgagttcaatcagatatgcattgtttcatatgctgtttaaaatggattggtacttgtgcgtattgattctggagacctatgtaaatgatctcctgatacatgcatctcattacaactctttcgattgaaaaattcgatcttgtggtttctccgttattttcaaatcaatttttagataaaaaaatttataaaacacatctagattcgaattttgtagaaataagtgaaaagcatagaaataatcagattgacggaaggacactgctcttgttatagaaagctcaatttttctgtgttcatcaacagttgaaaccatagaaatattgagactctaaggtgaaaagaggtttttggccattttctattatttatattgatccgaatcatacgatgttatatatttttgaaatcaggaaaaattaagctttcagaaaatggcacaaaaatctagtgttcccatttaaaaaaacatatctttgggtcatagcttcgtaattaaaaccccttttgaaaatacgagcacgccactggattttacgtaaaaaagtgcctgtataatgttttaatttcagagctctatcatcagtattggcggagatataaatgtttttcgatatcgccatttttccaattttcgcttataactcgaaaacaaaagaaggtggtcaaaaatgaatactacccttgttaatttctcagaaaaagagatcgagaagtgggtaccagattttgtctatctcctctggttcaaaagttgtagtgctaaaacatcgaaatttgcccaccctgtacaggatatttcatcaaaaaaagtaATGAATTGTTTGAAGGTACGACGTAGATTGTTAATGTGCAttttagtaactatttgtattttcataactatagttgaGAGCACTCATTTGATTTGAAGATAAATTGGCTCTTGGAAATTCTACTTTTTTACTACTGAGGAAACCTTTTCtgtgtcaaaaagtatgtcttgttttattaaatgactttgcgccccttcaatttggcgccccggtaAAATGTCCGATTTGCCGGTCCTGGTGGCAACCgtctattgaaattaaattggaATAGAGAAAGTTAAGCCTGTTTCAAGAATTTGCCAACACATACTGACAGACACGACCAGAAAGCAAGGTCTGATATGCATTATCCGAGCCGGAATAAACAATTCGCAGACCAAAAACCTTGGGTAGACTAGGAAACAGCacggaaaaataaaataatcgaaTTAGACTCAACGAGCGATTGTTTCATTGAAACTTCCAATGAGATTAATTCAGTTGCTTTCATTTAAGATTGAtataaatttcagtttatttcactagaaaataaaaataacttgaaaGAAATGTCTACACAAAATGTCCAAAATCCTCGTTCCCAGAAAAACATGCAACATATATTTATTGTGATCAATAATGATTCCAATGatcattttgaatttatatattcaatgatttaatttatgacAAAAATCATACATAATTTCTAATTCCATCATGGAATGCTGATTTTTCTTTCAAGCTACAGTCGGAGATTAAGGAAATTTCCAGACGCATATATTAATAAATTACAACATGTTTGATGagtgaattataataattaatacttACAACTTCCATGTTTTCGGGAGATCCTTGCCTTTGAGACAATGGGAAGCGGTTAAAACGTATCTCTTACTAATTAGAACTCCACCACAATAAAATCCTCTGTGGCGGTTAGCTGCAAAATGTTAAATATATCAACGATTCATCATTCCCTAAGTACTATTTCGAGAGCACCTATAATTGTaggtgatttttgaaaaacgcTTGTCATTCAATCTacgtaaattattcatttttagaaTAATTCCTGAGATATTATTAAGCCTATTTTTTT
It includes:
- the LOC123671492 gene encoding CLIP domain-containing serine protease 2-like; translation: MALYYSIIIDLLFLLSLKVYVRADPPCRTPNNDIGECIIIKECTALYAILQKRPLSSADANFLRQSQCGFVGLVPKVCCPPTTSPLPTLPASTSNPFTSIPVNTEETNGGAVSSNLLPDKFTCGQDTNNRIFGGEKAELDEFPWMALIEYEKPNRHRGFYCGGVLISKRYVLTASHCLKGKDLPKTWKLVSVRLGEYDTEQDRDCVNNGFNTECSDPTVNVPVEERIAHEKYDPTDLNQYHDIALLRLIRDVQYTNYIKPICLPLAEEEKSKTYNGNRLTVAGWGKTENRSESNVKLKLQVPVQSQQTCNSIYSAARVTLGEYQICAGGEKGKDSCRGDSGGPLMTISTDKDGEVNWYAAGVVSFGPSPCGMEGWPGVYTKVSKYVSWIVSKLKP